DNA from Campylobacter sp. RM5004:
GTTATACTTACGCTGAAATAGATGAGTTTTTAAAAAATTATGAAAATAATATAATTGATAATAATTATATAAAACTATTAGATAGAATAAATAAAAATAAGTTTAAAAGAGAAAATATAAAAATATTTAGAAGGTCATAGATATGAAAGAAATTTCTTGTTTTTTGAATGTTATAACAGAAGATGATAAAGAGTTTTTAATTAAGTCACTTGATGATGATATAAATACTATTCAGATGCTAGAAGATAATTTAAAAGAGATTTATAAAGGCTCTCATATTGTATTAACGAATAATCACACAGCAGCACATCATTTAGCTTTAAGTGCAATTGATTTAAAGCGTGGAGATAAAGTGATTTGCTCTGTAAATTCATTCCCAACAATAGCTCAAAGCATTAGATATTTTGATGCTGAGCCTATATTTGTTGATGTTGAGCTTGATAGTTTTAATATTGATATTGCAAGTTTAGAACAAGCTTTAATAAAACATAATCATAAAAAATTAAGAGCAGTTTTCGTAAATCATACTGCTGGACTTGCTGCAAAACTTGATGAAATAAGAGAGCTTTGTAATAAATTTAATGTAGCAGTTATTAATGATTGCGGATTTGCATTAGGTATGGAATATAAAGGCGAATTAGTTGGAGGTAAGGATTTAATCTCATCTTTTGGTTTTAATGCTATGAGAAAAGACCCTGTTTTTGCAGGTGGATTTTTAGTAATTAATGATGATAAAGTTTATGAAAGAGCTAAATTGCTAAACTCAAACGGAATTTCATCTAATGCTTGGGGAAATGATGGAAACTTAGGTTATTTTTACGATGTAACTGATATAGGCCATGAATACGAGATAACAAAAGTTTGTGCATCTTTAGCTTTATCAAAAGTAAAAAATTATAAATATTATTTAAAAAGAAGAAGAGAGATTGCTAAAATTTACGATGAAGAATTAAAAAATTTAAAACATATTAAATTACCTGCAATTGATAAAGAGCATACATTCTTAAGATATATTATAAAAGTTGATAAAAATAGAGATAATTTCG
Protein-coding regions in this window:
- a CDS encoding DegT/DnrJ/EryC1/StrS aminotransferase family protein, encoding MKEISCFLNVITEDDKEFLIKSLDDDINTIQMLEDNLKEIYKGSHIVLTNNHTAAHHLALSAIDLKRGDKVICSVNSFPTIAQSIRYFDAEPIFVDVELDSFNIDIASLEQALIKHNHKKLRAVFVNHTAGLAAKLDEIRELCNKFNVAVINDCGFALGMEYKGELVGGKDLISSFGFNAMRKDPVFAGGFLVINDDKVYERAKLLNSNGISSNAWGNDGNLGYFYDVTDIGHEYEITKVCASLALSKVKNYKYYLKRRREIAKIYDEELKNLKHIKLPAIDKEHTFLRYIIKVDKNRDNFARKLKEMGINTGIHFIPLNFLTYYKQKYNLKINDFPNALANYAQILSIPIHINLSDEDVKRVCDAIKTLDSSWI